A single window of Candidatus Babeliaceae bacterium DNA harbors:
- a CDS encoding FkbM family methyltransferase, translating to MFLRSIKCIGLLFFAVHIMKAQDLKTLVRDVISMRQSDGKIEIPAYIQHIKLDIGLSYSAPISQYWLTHEDDLLVFGFEPNPEAVASIVQGATKRHKDHGNPLEKKFIGKNFFLIPCALGLSSNSTINFFVTENDCGCSSIYSPKYFDVKQIIDVPIFALSDFFDVFPFDTHPVIEYIKIDAQGSDLDIVKSAGSYLAERVIYITLEAENAQYENTVNSCQDIENYMQSIGFVRYVSPHTSDPTYFNPRYLDYVKRHDVKIYQKG from the coding sequence ATGTTTTTGCGATCAATTAAATGTATAGGTTTATTATTTTTTGCAGTGCATATAATGAAAGCTCAAGATTTAAAAACACTCGTGCGTGATGTTATTTCCATGAGGCAATCTGATGGAAAAATTGAAATTCCGGCTTATATACAACATATAAAATTGGATATTGGTTTATCTTATTCTGCGCCAATATCGCAATATTGGCTGACGCATGAAGATGACTTGCTCGTATTCGGATTTGAACCTAACCCTGAAGCTGTAGCGTCAATAGTGCAGGGCGCAACCAAAAGGCATAAAGATCACGGCAATCCCTTAGAGAAAAAATTTATAGGGAAAAACTTCTTCTTGATCCCTTGCGCGTTAGGCTTATCAAGTAATTCTACGATAAATTTTTTTGTCACAGAAAATGATTGCGGTTGCTCAAGTATATATTCTCCTAAATATTTTGACGTTAAACAGATTATAGATGTCCCCATTTTTGCTTTGTCAGATTTTTTCGATGTATTCCCTTTTGATACGCATCCAGTTATTGAGTATATCAAGATTGATGCCCAAGGATCTGATTTGGATATAGTTAAAAGCGCCGGGAGTTATTTAGCTGAAAGGGTTATTTATATCACCCTTGAGGCTGAAAACGCACAATATGAAAACACTGTTAATTCATGCCAAGATATAGAGAATTATATGCAGAGTATCGGTTTTGTACGGTACGTTTCTCCTCATACGAGCGATCCTACGTATTTTAATCCACGCTATTTAGATTATGTTAAACGGCATGATGTGAAAATATATCAAAAGGGTTAG
- a CDS encoding NAD-dependent epimerase/dehydratase family protein has product MYRNNIFFLSYLVIILFIHDNKAGFYAAYEDNQAVAFCYYLAPITNNNDCGWSNFHNSALNIDQMLHDAQLKNIPTYVILPSYYHNTSPLSEDAPFIEGARCALTWAKYYGATIILYDRDTSINVNAHMYYREIQYEYKNNNKVVFDSDFDQVASLGTVLISGGAGFLGSHLVGKLLDRGYCVIALDNLSTCNKENITPYLNNKNFKFIHHDVSIPCEFNSPLTHIIHAASLPSPEYYYNKPRETLITGLHGTKNLLDIAIQHNAQFLFTSTSEVYGDPRVHPQPEDYAGNVDPMGKRAQYDQSKRGGETLISLYFKKYYLDVRIARIFNTYGPHMSLNDGRVVTNFIKAVFEQKPLKIYGSGLQTRSFAYVDDTVDGIIKLMTSAHITPQTAIADRVVNIGTPEEFTVEALARKVVDLASKYCNYTPQIIHIEQPDMYDPKIRRPDISRAKALLNFEPSVPLDEGLKKTFLFFLTNH; this is encoded by the coding sequence ATGTACCGGAATAATATCTTTTTTTTAAGTTATTTAGTAATAATTTTATTTATTCATGATAATAAGGCTGGCTTTTATGCTGCATACGAAGACAACCAAGCGGTTGCTTTTTGTTATTATCTGGCGCCCATCACGAATAATAATGATTGCGGTTGGAGTAATTTTCATAATAGCGCGCTTAATATTGATCAGATGTTGCATGATGCACAACTTAAGAATATTCCTACATATGTAATTTTGCCGTCATATTATCATAATACATCTCCCTTATCTGAAGATGCCCCTTTTATTGAGGGTGCTCGTTGCGCTCTCACTTGGGCGAAATATTATGGTGCTACAATAATTCTTTATGATCGTGATACTTCAATTAACGTTAATGCCCATATGTATTATCGCGAAATACAATATGAGTATAAAAATAACAATAAAGTTGTTTTTGATAGTGATTTCGATCAAGTCGCATCATTAGGAACGGTTTTGATAAGCGGCGGCGCTGGTTTTTTGGGGAGCCATCTTGTTGGTAAGTTACTAGATAGGGGATATTGTGTTATTGCGCTTGATAATTTAAGTACATGTAATAAAGAAAATATTACCCCCTACCTTAATAATAAAAATTTTAAATTTATACATCATGATGTGAGTATACCCTGCGAATTTAATAGTCCGCTGACTCATATTATTCATGCTGCATCGTTACCAAGTCCCGAATATTATTATAATAAGCCGCGCGAAACACTTATTACAGGATTGCATGGAACAAAAAATCTTCTTGATATAGCTATTCAACATAATGCACAATTTCTTTTTACATCAACATCAGAAGTGTATGGAGATCCACGGGTACATCCACAGCCCGAAGATTATGCAGGAAATGTTGATCCTATGGGCAAACGTGCACAGTATGATCAGTCAAAGCGTGGGGGAGAAACATTAATATCTTTATATTTTAAAAAATATTATCTTGATGTACGCATAGCCAGAATTTTTAATACATATGGACCTCATATGAGTCTTAATGATGGTCGTGTGGTAACAAATTTTATTAAGGCGGTTTTTGAACAGAAGCCTTTAAAAATTTATGGTTCCGGCTTGCAAACACGTAGCTTTGCGTATGTTGATGATACGGTAGATGGTATAATCAAGCTTATGACAAGCGCACATATAACACCTCAAACTGCTATTGCTGATCGTGTAGTTAATATTGGAACGCCTGAAGAATTTACCGTTGAAGCGTTGGCACGCAAAGTTGTTGATCTTGCATCAAAATACTGTAATTATACTCCACAAATTATACATATTGAACAGCCCGATATGTATGATCCAAAGATAAGAAGGCCTGATATTTCAAGGGCAAAAGCACTTTTAAATTTTGAGCCAAGCGTGCCTCTTGATGAAGGCCTTAAAAAGACGTTTTTATTTTTTTTAACAAATCATTGA
- a CDS encoding UDP-glucose/GDP-mannose dehydrogenase family protein gives MKHLFFYFLIIFCNYNFCTHLYQKVSVIGTGYVGLVTGVCLAHIGHSVICADIDSKKINGLQNGIVPIMEEHLDELIASAVCAGNLTFTDDISAAVKNSDIIFIAVGTPANADGESNVTALYNVMHTISENLDAYKVICIKSTVPLGVIDALYDYIATLGNNKNCDLVFNPEFLREGQAVNDFLHPNRIIIGTKSLIAQEKMQQLYYPFIERSVPFLVTDPMSAETIKYACNGFLATKIAYINEIARLCEVSGANIVAVQQGMMLDERIGKSFLNPGPGFGGSCFPKDCLALAHIGDSCNIDLKIVKACFASNESHKKSIVNKILHTLGNNPDNKTVTILGLAFKAGTDDVRDSPAITIIEKLLPHRVHIKAYDPVANANMQKIFPHIEYCSSMMQALEKSDLVVILTEWEEFKYLPIEQCMYKNNLIKIIDTRNILNGKLRYNHGEGDIVC, from the coding sequence ATGAAGCACCTATTCTTTTATTTCTTGATCATTTTTTGTAATTATAATTTTTGTACGCATCTTTATCAAAAAGTTTCAGTTATTGGAACTGGGTATGTTGGGCTTGTCACCGGAGTATGTTTAGCGCATATTGGTCATTCAGTGATATGCGCAGATATTGATAGTAAGAAAATAAATGGCCTTCAGAATGGCATAGTTCCTATTATGGAAGAACATCTTGATGAGCTTATAGCAAGCGCAGTCTGTGCTGGTAATTTGACTTTTACTGATGATATTTCTGCAGCAGTAAAAAATAGCGATATTATATTTATTGCTGTTGGTACTCCTGCTAATGCAGATGGGGAATCAAATGTAACTGCACTGTATAATGTAATGCATACAATAAGTGAAAATTTAGATGCATATAAAGTAATATGTATAAAAAGCACGGTGCCTCTAGGAGTAATTGATGCATTGTATGATTATATTGCAACACTGGGCAATAATAAAAATTGTGATCTTGTCTTTAATCCAGAATTTTTGCGAGAAGGTCAAGCGGTCAATGATTTCTTGCATCCTAATAGAATTATTATCGGCACAAAATCATTAATTGCGCAAGAAAAAATGCAGCAACTTTATTATCCATTTATAGAACGCAGCGTTCCATTTTTGGTAACAGATCCGATGAGTGCAGAGACTATAAAATATGCATGTAATGGCTTTTTGGCGACAAAAATAGCCTACATTAATGAAATAGCGCGTTTATGCGAAGTATCGGGAGCAAATATTGTTGCAGTACAACAGGGTATGATGTTGGACGAGCGTATTGGAAAGAGTTTTTTGAACCCGGGCCCGGGATTTGGAGGTTCATGTTTTCCTAAAGATTGTCTTGCTCTTGCTCATATAGGTGATTCATGCAACATAGATCTAAAAATAGTTAAGGCGTGCTTTGCTTCTAATGAATCGCATAAAAAATCTATAGTTAATAAAATATTGCATACGCTTGGTAATAATCCAGATAATAAAACGGTAACAATTTTGGGGCTTGCATTTAAGGCAGGCACCGATGATGTCCGCGACTCACCAGCAATAACAATCATAGAAAAATTGTTACCTCATCGTGTGCATATCAAGGCTTATGATCCGGTAGCCAATGCTAATATGCAGAAAATATTTCCTCATATTGAGTATTGTTCTTCAATGATGCAAGCTCTAGAAAAATCTGATCTCGTGGTTATTCTTACAGAGTGGGAAGAGTTTAAATATTTACCAATCGAGCAATGCATGTACAAGAATAACTTAATAAAAATTATTGACACCCGTAATATACTGAACGGTAAACTACGCTACAATCATGGAGAAGGTGATATAGTATGTTAG
- a CDS encoding GDP-mannose 4,6-dehydratase — MLKQFTVKSILLLILFFCITALHTNEKTVFLTGAAGFIGSNFLQYMFDKYPSYNFLVLDSLTYAGSLDNIPEVIRESPRFSFFHGSVTDKQLVDTLMPQAHFVVHFAAETHVARSIYDSSNFFETDILGTKVLLDSLIQHKNVERFIHISTSEVCGSAKTTPMDEEHPINPQSPYAAAKAGADRLVYAYQCTYDIPTVIIRPFNNYGPQQHLEKMIPRFIHSAMCGLPLTIHGDGCQTRDWLYVTDTCRALDKILHHGDFNTIKNQIIHIGTGEETSVLAIAQCILGMFDVPESQIAFITDRPGQVDCHISSTKKSRDLLDWQPTVSLEEGLRSTVQWYKNNPEWCSKRESMKLVPIFTKQNIIEMH; from the coding sequence ATGTTAAAGCAATTTACCGTAAAATCGATATTGTTATTAATTTTATTTTTTTGTATAACGGCTCTCCACACGAATGAAAAAACGGTATTTTTGACCGGCGCAGCGGGCTTTATCGGTAGTAATTTTTTACAATACATGTTTGATAAGTACCCATCTTATAACTTTTTGGTGCTAGATAGTCTTACGTATGCAGGCAGTTTGGATAATATTCCTGAGGTGATTAGAGAATCGCCTCGCTTTTCATTTTTTCATGGATCAGTAACTGATAAACAACTGGTTGATACGCTTATGCCGCAGGCCCATTTTGTTGTACATTTTGCCGCAGAAACACATGTTGCGCGGAGTATTTATGATTCTTCTAATTTTTTTGAAACAGACATTCTAGGTACAAAAGTGTTGTTAGATTCGCTGATACAGCATAAAAATGTTGAGCGTTTTATACATATTTCGACATCAGAGGTATGTGGTTCTGCAAAAACTACTCCTATGGATGAGGAGCATCCTATTAATCCACAATCACCTTATGCCGCTGCAAAAGCCGGTGCGGATAGATTGGTATATGCATATCAGTGTACCTATGATATTCCAACGGTCATTATACGCCCGTTTAATAATTATGGTCCGCAACAGCATCTCGAAAAAATGATTCCACGCTTTATACATAGTGCTATGTGTGGACTTCCTTTGACTATTCATGGCGATGGGTGTCAAACGCGTGATTGGTTATATGTTACTGATACCTGCAGAGCTCTTGATAAAATTTTGCATCATGGAGATTTTAACACAATTAAAAATCAGATTATTCATATTGGCACTGGTGAAGAAACTTCGGTGCTTGCAATTGCACAATGCATTCTTGGCATGTTTGATGTGCCAGAGTCGCAGATAGCCTTTATTACTGATCGCCCCGGTCAAGTTGATTGTCATATATCTTCCACAAAAAAATCACGCGATTTGCTTGATTGGCAGCCAACTGTCTCATTGGAAGAGGGCTTGCGATCAACCGTCCAGTGGTACAAAAATAATCCTGAATGGTGTTCAAAAAGAGAATCTATGAAACTTGTTCCTATTTTTACAAAACAGAATATTATAGAAATGCATTAG
- a CDS encoding NAD-dependent epimerase/dehydratase family protein: MKLRLFFLHILLLCASYSYADQKTFLVFGGTTGWIGQKIVAIINEQGHIAIAAQSRLEDRHHIEQEICNLKPDFIINAAGVVGRPNADWCEDNKLETIRSNLIGALNLADIAHKYNIHMTNIGTGCIYEYDNAHPLKSGIGFTEEDTPNFEGSFYSKTKKMLDILLLCYPNVLNLRFRMPISSDLHPRNFVTKISKYQKIINIPNSMTILDDLLPLISQMALMKLAGNYNFVNPGAISHNEILELYKQYIDPTFTYVNFSVEEQSKVLKALRSNTELDVHKLLAVFPHIPHIKTSIIRVFERMQQNHHEQ, from the coding sequence ATGAAATTAAGATTATTTTTTTTACATATTTTGTTACTGTGCGCATCGTATAGCTATGCTGATCAAAAAACTTTTTTGGTATTTGGTGGAACAACAGGCTGGATTGGTCAAAAAATTGTAGCGATTATTAATGAACAAGGTCATATTGCTATTGCTGCACAATCACGCTTGGAAGATCGTCACCATATAGAACAAGAAATTTGTAACTTAAAACCAGATTTTATCATTAATGCAGCCGGTGTTGTAGGCAGACCCAATGCAGATTGGTGCGAAGATAATAAACTAGAAACGATCCGTAGCAATCTTATCGGTGCACTCAATTTAGCTGATATAGCGCATAAGTATAATATTCATATGACCAATATAGGAACGGGCTGTATCTATGAATATGATAATGCGCACCCGCTTAAGAGTGGAATAGGCTTTACCGAAGAAGATACACCAAATTTTGAAGGATCATTTTATTCTAAGACAAAGAAAATGTTAGACATTTTACTTTTGTGCTATCCGAATGTTCTTAATTTGCGATTCAGAATGCCCATTTCTTCTGATCTTCATCCAAGAAATTTTGTTACCAAAATTAGTAAGTACCAAAAAATAATAAATATTCCAAATTCCATGACGATATTAGACGATCTTTTGCCACTCATATCACAAATGGCTTTAATGAAGCTTGCTGGTAATTATAATTTTGTTAATCCAGGAGCTATATCTCATAATGAAATATTGGAGTTGTACAAACAATATATAGACCCAACATTTACGTATGTAAATTTTAGCGTAGAAGAGCAAAGTAAAGTACTCAAGGCTCTAAGATCAAACACCGAACTTGATGTGCATAAACTTCTTGCCGTATTTCCACATATTCCACATATCAAGACTTCTATTATTCGAGTTTTTGAACGCATGCAGCAGAATCATCACGAACAATAA